TGGGCTGATGTGTGGTGGACGACCAATCATAAAGGATGGTCATATACACCCACATCTATCTACTTTATGAGATTAAAGGAacaaattaacatatttaaagGAGTGGTTCAGCCCAACTGTCAGCATCTACAATGTAATCCAATAACTATAACAGTTAATCGGGCTGACTACCTTACAAACCGTACTTATGGTCTTGGAGCAGATGTAACTGGACGAGACCCAACAGCTAGACTGAGAATAGCTGTAAGGGAACGATTCTCTCCTGCCATCATAGAAAGGGAGAAACTCAGGgagaaactcaaggagaaagcaggagagaaaacaggagaatctCTTCAAAATAAGGCAGTTGTCacacttaaagaaataaaagatcttagACAAACATTTGAGATTGAAACAGGGTATGGAGATGTGAATGCCTGGATAGAATGGGTCAGATATACTGTCCAGAGTCTCAACCATAGCAATTGCTATGCTTGTGCCTCAGGACGACCGATTGCCCAGATAGTGCCCTTCCCATTGGGGTGGACCGAAGACTCCCAAGGGATGCGATGTATGATTGCATTGTACCAAGAAAAGACTGCCTGGGGAAATGAGGCCTGtaagtctctctctttgctaTTCCCTTCCTTGCATAATAGCAATATCAGAGCTCCCTCTGTATTCTCCACAGCCAAAGGTAACCATACAGCCTGCCTCTCACGGCAGGGTGTGAGTGCTACCCGGCATCTGGGAGAATTTGCCTTGTGCACGAAGACCTTGAATGCTACCAAGGACTTGATGGGAAATTACTCAAGACTTGAGATCCCCAGGGCAGATCTCTGGTGGTACTGTGGAGGGAAGATCTTACGGTCCACCCTACCATCTAATTGGGGAGGCACTTGTGCACTTGTTCAATTAGCTATACCCTTCACcctggcatttgaaagagaaacatcacaaatacccagaagaagtaaaagaggCTTAGGAATATCATTTGATGATAGAGTATACATAGATTCTATTGGGGTACCTAGAGGAGTTCCGGATGAACATAAAGCTAGGAATCAAATTGCTGCAGGGTTTGAGTCACTGTTCTGGTGGGTAACaatcaataaaaatgtggaTTGGATTAATTATATCTATTATAATCAGCAGAGATTCATCAATCATACCAGGGATGCAATAAGAGGAATCGCTGAACAACTAGATGCCACCAGCAAAATGGCTTGGGAAAACAGGATAGCATTAGATATGATGCTTGCAGAGAAGGGTGGTGTATGCGTGATGCTGGGCAACCGTTGTTGTACTTTCATCCCTAACAATACAGCCCCAGATGGCACAGTAACAAGAGCATTGCAAGGGCTTACCACCCTTGCCAATGAATTAGCAGAAAATTCGGGAGCAGACACTTCCATCACCGGATGGTTGGAATCTTGGTTTGGTAAATGGAAAGGGATGGTAATGTCCATATTTACATCCTTGATTGTAGTAGCAGGAGTTTTGACAGCTATTGGCTGTTGCATTATCCCCTGTGTAAGGGGACTTGTCCAGCGGTTAATTGAAACCGcattactgaaacaaatgacCATGGATCCACCACCCTACTCAGATAAAATGATGATATTAGAGGAAATGGAgagcaaagaaagtgaagaagaggaagatatttACCAAATTAcaccttaaataaataaataaaataaaataaataattttttttttttttgcaaaaatcaacagtttataaaaaaagggggggaattgtgggaatag
This window of the Oxyura jamaicensis isolate SHBP4307 breed ruddy duck unplaced genomic scaffold, BPBGC_Ojam_1.0 oxyUn_random_OJ70304, whole genome shotgun sequence genome carries:
- the LOC118159425 gene encoding uncharacterized protein LOC118159425; translated protein: MFKGPPCSDWADVWWTTNHKGWSYTPTSIYFMRLKEQINIFKGVVQPNCQHLQCNPITITVNRADYLTNRTYGLGADVTGRDPTARLRIAVRERFSPAIIEREKLREKLKEKAGEKTGESLQNKAVVTLKEIKDLRQTFEIETGYGDVNAWIEWVRYTVQSLNHSNCYACASGRPIAQIVPFPLGWTEDSQGMRCMIALYQEKTAWGNEACKSLSLLFPSLHNSNIRAPSVFSTAKGNHTACLSRQGVSATRHLGEFALCTKTLNATKDLMGNYSRLEIPRADLWWYCGGKILRSTLPSNWGGTCALVQLAIPFTLAFERETSQIPRRSKRGLGISFDDRVYIDSIGVPRGVPDEHKARNQIAAGFESLFWWVTINKNVDWINYIYYNQQRFINHTRDAIRGIAEQLDATSKMAWENRIALDMMLAEKGGVCVMLGNRCCTFIPNNTAPDGTVTRALQGLTTLANELAENSGADTSITGWLESWFGKWKGMVMSIFTSLIVVAGVLTAIGCCIIPCVRGLVQRLIETALLKQMTMDPPPYSDKMMILEEMESKESEEEEDIYQITP